The nucleotide window GGCTCGTCGGTGCCTGCTTCCTTGATGCCGTTGAGATAGCTCATGACCGAGGAATAGACGCCGGCCTGCCACATCGTCGGCATCCGGTTCATTTTGGCGAAATAGCGCTTCGACCATTCGCGGGTCTTGTCGTCCATGTCCCAGTAGAATGACGTCGTCAGCAACAGGCCCTGGGCTGCCGGCAATCCCAGCGAATGAATGTCTGTGATCAGCGCGAGCAAGGCCGCCATCTGCTGTCCGCCCTTGAAAACGCCGAACTCGGCGGCGGTCTTGATCTCGTTCATGTTGTTTGGCGGGCCTGCCGCGATGCCGATGATCTTGGCCTTCGAAGCCTGCGCCTGCAGCACGAAGGACGACAGATCGGGCGTGGCGAGCGGTGGACGCACCGAGCCCAGCACCTTGCCGCCATTGGCGGTGACGACGCTCGAAGCATCGCGTTCGAGCGAATGGCCGAACGCGTAGTCATCGGTGATGAAGAACCAGCTATCGCCGCCGCGCTTCACCACCGCCTGCGCGGTGCCGACCGCGAGCGAACGGGTGTCGATCACCCACTGCATCGCGTAGGGCGAGCAGGATTTGCCGTGGAAGTCCGCAGTGAGGGTGGAATGCGTGATGAACAGCTTCTTTTTTTCATTGGCGATGCCTTGCACCGCCAGCCCCACGGCAGACACCGGCACGTCGACGATCAGATCGACCTGATCGACGTCGTACCAGCGCCGCGCGATGCCGCCGCCGATGTCAGGCTTGAGCTGGTGGTCGCCGACGATGATGCTGATCGGCTTGCCCAGCACCTTGCCGCCGAAATCGTCGATTGCCATTTGCGCGGCGGTGACCGAGCCCTGGCCGGTCGGTGTCGCCGCCGGCCCGTTCATGTCGGTGAGGACGCCGATCTTGACCACGTCGTCTGAAATTTGCGCGAGTGCTGCGGCTGGCGCCAGCGTCGCGGCCATGAGCACGGCAAGCCTGGAAAGGTTCCTGGCGAACATCCCTGTTTTCTCCCCTCGAATCGGCGCGTTGGCCGTTGGTTTTTTGCAGGCGGTTGATCCGCCGATTGGTCTCATTTGCAACTATTTTGCCGTGACGTCAACGTCGCGGCAGGGAGGGCTCGCCTGCGAGCGGTACCGGGTTCTGTTTATTTCCGGCCCGATTCAGGGCATAGGCGAGCCATGACCTCGCCGCAGCGCCTGCCAACCTCACTTACGCCGCTTGAAAAGGCGCTCGATGCGCTGCTGCAGGGCGTGGAACCGGTGGCGCCGGTCGAACCAACGCTTGTCG belongs to Bradyrhizobium icense and includes:
- a CDS encoding ABC transporter substrate-binding protein, which encodes MFARNLSRLAVLMAATLAPAAALAQISDDVVKIGVLTDMNGPAATPTGQGSVTAAQMAIDDFGGKVLGKPISIIVGDHQLKPDIGGGIARRWYDVDQVDLIVDVPVSAVGLAVQGIANEKKKLFITHSTLTADFHGKSCSPYAMQWVIDTRSLAVGTAQAVVKRGGDSWFFITDDYAFGHSLERDASSVVTANGGKVLGSVRPPLATPDLSSFVLQAQASKAKIIGIAAGPPNNMNEIKTAAEFGVFKGGQQMAALLALITDIHSLGLPAAQGLLLTTSFYWDMDDKTREWSKRYFAKMNRMPTMWQAGVYSSVMSYLNGIKEAGTDEPLKVAAKMREKPVEDFFSRNGKLREDNLMVHDLWLMQVKKPEESKYPWDYYQILAKIPGDEAFGPPDPACAMVKK